A section of the Amblyomma americanum isolate KBUSLIRL-KWMA chromosome 2, ASM5285725v1, whole genome shotgun sequence genome encodes:
- the LOC144119226 gene encoding uncharacterized protein LOC144119226, translating into MGTSAQEVRGYDPEAMLWTSVPTTGDSNSTVTPKIRSQALLQAAARRSQDKAQMAAFGAAPAAGLSVGNVNASATRATGSKDKAFSKWKPRPMPKPIPEDYVIVIKTRESVSLHEAFTETGYGTAISAYLGLKRARAISVLPSREQNLIIVHTPDIEAADQLIGDFAVNSDNGSIPLRGYLRQDGGNMCHGVIVVRNSDTTETLKDRVCWRAGTILEIRKFGTSNKARITFAGKEKPRYVHYDNMVVSVRNYYKTIPACGQCGVVGHRADGCPNLRSNTCGLCGFQARLAEGVRAPHNCVPRCSLCGGSHATNSRDCTAKFRTPKTKKKKTASKKKSRSLGPPGDQHGQEISNTENPPTGGATKQPSKVSPPHGGLAKQSTETRGDTRDWVNAVKNGHQVSGSGGAASLSPFPLPFQGRIAPSKIK; encoded by the coding sequence ATGGGGACTTCGGCGCAAGAAGTGCGCGGCTACGACCCTGAGGCGATGTTGTGGACCTCAGTGCCCACCACCggagattcaaattcgacggttactcccaaaattcggagtcaagctttgcttcaagcggctgcacgccgctcccaagacaaagcccagatggcggcgttcggcgccgccccggccgccggtttgtcggtcggaaacgtgaacgcttccgcgacgcgcgccacgggaagcaaggacaaggcgttctcgaagtggaagccgcgtccaatgcccaaaccgatacctgaagactacgtcatagttataaagaccagagaaagcgtttctcttcacgaggcgttcacagaaaccggctacggcactgccatttcagcgtacctcgggttgaaacgggcccgcgccatctccgttctaccctcaagagagcaaaacctcatcattgtgcataccccggacatcgaggcggccgaccagcttatcggggacttcgcagtaaattccgacaatgggtcgatcccgcttcggggttacctaagacaagacggcggcaacatgtgccacggcgtgatcgtggtccgtaactcggacaccacggaaactcttaaagaccgagtgtgctggcgcgccggcaccatcctggaaatccggaagttcgggacatccaacaaagcacgcatcactttcgcgggtaaggagaagccccgttacgtacattatgacaacatggtcgtctctgtgagaaactactacaaaactatcccggcgtgcggccagtgtgggGTCGTCGGGCATCGCGCTGATGGGTGTCCAAACCTGCGATCGAACACCTGTGGACTCTGCGGATTCCAAGCTCGGCTAGCGGAGGGGGTGCGGGCTCCTCACAACTGTGTTCCCCGGTGTTCTCTGTGCGGTGGCTCCCATGCCACCAACTCTCGTGACTGTACAGCAAAATTCCGCACacccaagacgaaaaagaaaaaaacggcgtccaagaagaaaagccgctctcttgggcctcccggcgatcagcatggccaggaaatctccaacaccgagaacccacctaccggaggtgctacaaaacaaccatccaaggtgtcgccaccacacggcggactggcgaaacagtcgacagaaacgcgcggtgataccagggactgggtcaacgcagtcaaaaatggccaccaggttagcggttcgggtggggctgcttctctctccccctttccactccctttccaagggcgcatagcgccgagcaagatcaaatag